The sequence GCGAGGTGGTTCGTGTGAACGAGCGTGTCGCTGACGGCGTTACCCTCCTATGGAAGGCTTATGTGGGGAAAATTAACACATGGCTCACCTGCAATCCCCTCATCTTCGGGGATAGGATATACCACGCAAGCAATGGGGATAAGGGGGATGAAGCAGACCGGTGTGACAGGCTGTATTGCTTCTCAAGGGAAGGGCGTCTACTTTGGAGCTTCTCCCCGCCAGATAGGGGGTGGACCGACCTTAACGGCGTGGTCGCAACCCCTGAGTTCGTTGTGGTGGGGTGTGATAACGGATACGTCTACTGCGTCTCCCACAGCGGGGAGCTACTTTGGAAGTTCAAGACGGGGG is a genomic window of Candidatus Poribacteria bacterium containing:
- a CDS encoding PQQ-binding-like beta-propeller repeat protein, whose product is MNERVADGVTLLWKAYVGKINTWLTCNPLIFGDRIYHASNGDKGDEADRCDRLYCFSREGRLLWSFSPPDRGWTDLNGVVATPEFVVVGCDNGYVYCVSHSGELLWKFKTGDVVCSFSVGDVDGDGEMEVLVGSVDGNLYCVSGGSGREEWKFRT